A single region of the Pseudomonas sp. VD-NE ins genome encodes:
- a CDS encoding enoyl-CoA hydratase/isomerase family protein: MNLHFEELTGTDGARIGIASLDAEKSLNALSLPMINALSDKLGAWAKDPQIVCVLLRGNGAKAFCAGGEVRSLVEACRAHPGEVPPLAAQFFSAEYRLDYSLHTYPKPLICWGHGYVLGGGMGLLQGASTRIVTPSSRLAMPEITIGLYPDVGASWFLARLPGKLGLFLGLTGAHMNGRDAIDLDLADRFLLDEQQPQLIEGLLQLNWQEQTDVQLNSLLKALQQEAVAQMPEAQWLPRRQQIDELLDVSDVTCAWKAISLQRDSTDPLIARAAKTMSEGAPLTAHLVWEQIIRARHMSLAEVFQMEYTLSLNCCRHPEFSEGVRARLIDKDQKPHWHWPDINNVPDAVVEAHFHKVWEGRHPLADLTQY, translated from the coding sequence ATGAATCTGCACTTCGAAGAACTCACCGGCACCGACGGCGCCCGCATCGGTATCGCCAGCCTGGATGCTGAAAAATCGCTGAATGCGCTGTCCCTGCCGATGATCAACGCCCTCAGCGACAAGCTGGGCGCCTGGGCCAAGGATCCACAAATCGTCTGTGTGTTGCTGCGCGGCAACGGCGCCAAGGCCTTCTGCGCCGGCGGCGAGGTGCGCAGCCTGGTCGAGGCATGTCGCGCCCATCCCGGCGAGGTACCACCGCTGGCCGCGCAGTTTTTCAGCGCGGAATATCGTCTGGATTACAGCCTGCACACCTATCCGAAACCGTTGATCTGCTGGGGCCATGGTTACGTGCTCGGTGGCGGTATGGGCCTGTTGCAAGGCGCCAGTACGCGGATTGTCACACCGAGCAGCCGCTTGGCGATGCCGGAAATCACCATCGGTCTGTATCCCGACGTCGGCGCCAGTTGGTTTCTCGCTCGGCTGCCGGGCAAGCTCGGTTTGTTCCTCGGACTGACCGGCGCGCACATGAACGGTCGTGATGCGATCGATCTGGACCTGGCCGACCGCTTCCTGCTCGACGAACAGCAGCCGCAACTGATCGAAGGCCTGTTGCAGCTCAATTGGCAGGAACAGACTGACGTGCAGCTCAACAGCCTGCTCAAGGCTTTGCAGCAAGAGGCCGTGGCGCAAATGCCCGAGGCGCAATGGCTACCGCGTCGGCAGCAGATCGACGAACTGCTCGACGTCAGCGACGTCACCTGCGCGTGGAAAGCCATTAGCCTGCAACGCGACAGCACTGATCCGTTGATCGCCCGGGCAGCCAAAACCATGAGTGAAGGCGCACCGCTGACCGCACATCTGGTCTGGGAACAGATCATCCGCGCCCGGCATATGTCGCTGGCCGAAGTCTTTCAGATGGAATACACCCTGAGCCTTAATTGCTGCCGGCATCCGGAGTTCAGCGAAGGGGTTCGCGCACGGTTGATCGACAAGGATCAGAAGCCGCACTGGCATTGGCCGGATATCAATAACGTGCCGGATGCGGTGGTCGAGGCGCACTTTCACAAGGTCTGGGAGGGGCGGCATCCGTTGGCGGATTTGACGCAGTATTGA
- a CDS encoding calcium-binding protein, with product MSYVFSDIEKTEIFNAANICKGISLRSEKIRYDALKLVGASCAPLYQKLFDIIGGRISEVFAVNEESGKVLESARLWLAVAIDANGGNGAYSALIRGYTSRQGELRLNKIFSGDLMQLSSNQVAANFINTLIDGSLAGRLAPWTVPSISQIAEIDASAIGKALFSEACGEKDTTVSHNAGWSGTVGFSLLGGAPPYETWRLITAGDSQGEDGGPPTQAKANRLDDYKNILFAIDSYSVGLRAAISNFGVNPLQSLLSVVPEQINIALASGSLNPLIQHVVQGTPVSVVVDLILRYGQNEFLDMFKRTYDGDSAASPTTDETFATNAYVFFSAFSPEQSQSIVTRSIGEYGNADSWAKLAGESTPVGLSLRNSLKQLSEIVIERDDGYPGRGLELYDPLTGEGFITAQWLADRAQMLARLIARTQGSFGEQSLQKFSYSDLASAKQVPMTTGVLNPLVMFGDDGTRSFAGGANTDHLYGGAGNDTINGLAGHDVIEGGRGNDLLAGGDGNDALYAMAGDDVLLGGKGNDTLIGGAGSDRYEFSSGDGIDEIFDANANGQLWINGAPIPSLKRRAPLSDVWSTEDQAITLTLIEELSEPTLNIKYGLNDLVVIKNFRPGMLGIRLPEHQDPTVSAPDLVLEGDWKAKDIDPNVPGDQFSYDELGNALLLANVKQRNKADVLYGSAKDDVILGLGGSDRLFGKAGNDQLFGDKQTTLEKAMAAGDVKGKTARGDWLDGGAGHDLLIGTASQDVLLGGNDRDTLIGGAGDDVLSGDETTGALEQKWGFTRVKVLIDGGVTSHRTVFSKASFNSSTQGDNDVLYGQGGRDVLNGGWGEDLLDGGTEDDLLWGDGGNDTLAGGSGNDTMMGDNLDWGGGLQSKHHGNDVLDGGSGDDWLAGNGGADAMYGGSGNDTLHGDDDVLNGVAGDAAHFFGNDLLDGGAGDDTLLGGGADDLLFGGEGNDALAGDNAEHPVRYHGNDLLDGGAGDDTLQGMGGSDTLIGGAGADAMDGDVSNLQSGGINNDYLQGDEGNDTLLGGLGADTLYGGADDDILSGDYEQTAEAEHGADYLDGGSGNDTLLGGGGNDTLLGGEGVDHLRGDSGNNVFDGGAGNDVMEGHDGADVYYFGVGDGLDVITDSGGSNVIKFGAGFSAESLKADIIDVSVGRVLRLFNGEGDAILIRNYEEWKNSTFTFSDGVILGYQEVMKKTLPAVDIIEPPAGEGVLAKEEDKHIIADEDPVAVPGQSGIVVPGEERSNAIDHNVGWTDRFLAELKAKRSASRHATGFTLSKPGVWVRNHITTNDTGYITHTDVIDESIETGALSETPQWMGSATGDAVFSERQSSFTSQSSFREVKKEGITSPLLLEPRYFRSGTASGFSFKVGDVIIADRTDSGAIEGWYIYPAESFTAGETVRKEFRRDVTTEAIKHKVVHGDDVGGRVNVEVGNLFQGGAGDDLIVAYSGVLLDYDYINDRIPGAFLSAGAGNDTLLGSEGADYLLSGAGDDYLYGENGADTYIVQAHVGATTIIADVLNPVFLRPEVGVAGWKDEYGLVDQDTVVLPEDATQENLQLSWGATLIETVNVGLATDPRRDAYRHPPRAKMLYSTLDIKWGGSQKVRIVLPNAGDIEGSGIEVIKFADGSSVTLKELFGSSQLGPAPDTYHNGLLVDNAASAKSMRDGQALPLVGSHGNDTLSGAGEIRGMHGHDALMGSVDDDVLLGGPGNDTLSGGAGNDLYKYDGLGRDLINNTGGGIDGIDFSGVGIPIEQLRFHRDQEDLVIVVCYGMGPKVRVANHFSGGESAIGFIRVSGEGETVKDYTAAQIAERLHPLPALRDVEDILVKENEESQLALAEIIKFYELN from the coding sequence ATGAGTTATGTTTTTAGCGATATTGAAAAAACCGAAATATTTAATGCTGCGAATATTTGTAAAGGTATAAGTCTGCGCTCAGAAAAAATTCGGTACGATGCGCTGAAATTAGTTGGGGCTAGCTGCGCTCCCCTGTATCAAAAGCTATTCGATATTATTGGTGGAAGAATTTCTGAAGTTTTCGCCGTCAATGAGGAGTCTGGAAAAGTTCTTGAAAGCGCCAGGCTCTGGCTTGCCGTGGCCATTGATGCCAACGGTGGAAACGGTGCCTACTCCGCCCTGATTCGCGGTTATACCTCGCGGCAAGGTGAACTGAGACTGAATAAAATCTTCAGTGGAGACCTGATGCAGCTGTCATCGAATCAGGTCGCCGCCAATTTCATCAATACCTTGATCGACGGATCCCTCGCCGGTCGACTGGCACCCTGGACGGTTCCGTCCATCAGCCAGATTGCAGAGATTGATGCCAGTGCGATCGGCAAGGCACTGTTTAGTGAGGCTTGCGGAGAGAAGGATACAACCGTGAGCCATAACGCCGGCTGGTCCGGGACAGTCGGATTCAGCCTGTTGGGTGGAGCACCGCCCTATGAAACCTGGAGATTGATCACCGCTGGTGATTCGCAAGGGGAAGATGGCGGCCCGCCGACTCAAGCAAAAGCCAACAGGCTCGATGACTACAAAAATATTCTGTTCGCCATCGATTCATACAGTGTCGGCCTGCGAGCGGCGATCAGTAATTTCGGCGTCAACCCACTGCAAAGTCTGCTTTCCGTCGTGCCAGAGCAAATCAATATCGCGCTCGCCAGTGGCAGCCTCAATCCGCTGATTCAGCATGTCGTTCAAGGCACGCCGGTTTCCGTCGTGGTCGACCTGATATTGCGCTATGGCCAGAATGAATTCCTCGACATGTTCAAGCGCACCTACGACGGCGATTCAGCAGCGTCACCTACCACCGATGAAACCTTCGCCACCAACGCCTACGTATTCTTCTCGGCATTTTCACCCGAGCAGTCCCAAAGCATCGTCACCCGATCAATAGGTGAATACGGAAACGCGGATTCATGGGCAAAACTGGCTGGGGAGTCGACCCCCGTCGGCCTGTCGTTGCGCAATTCCCTGAAGCAGCTCAGTGAAATCGTCATTGAACGCGATGACGGTTATCCCGGACGCGGACTGGAGCTCTACGATCCGCTGACCGGCGAAGGTTTCATCACCGCGCAATGGCTCGCCGATCGTGCGCAAATGTTGGCCCGGTTGATTGCCCGAACCCAGGGCTCGTTTGGAGAACAATCGCTGCAGAAGTTTTCCTACTCCGATCTCGCCTCAGCCAAACAGGTGCCGATGACCACCGGTGTGTTGAACCCGCTGGTCATGTTCGGTGATGACGGCACGCGGTCTTTCGCGGGCGGTGCGAACACTGATCATCTGTATGGCGGCGCGGGCAATGACACGATCAACGGCCTGGCAGGTCACGATGTCATCGAGGGTGGACGCGGCAACGACTTGCTTGCCGGAGGCGACGGCAATGATGCGCTGTACGCAATGGCCGGTGATGATGTTTTGCTCGGAGGAAAGGGCAACGACACTTTGATCGGTGGCGCAGGCAGCGACCGCTATGAGTTTTCCAGCGGTGATGGCATCGATGAGATCTTCGACGCCAACGCCAATGGGCAGCTATGGATCAACGGCGCGCCGATTCCTTCACTCAAACGCCGCGCCCCTTTGAGCGATGTCTGGTCGACCGAGGATCAGGCCATTACCCTGACTCTCATCGAAGAACTCAGCGAACCCACGCTCAACATCAAATATGGCCTGAACGATCTCGTCGTTATCAAGAACTTCCGCCCCGGGATGCTGGGTATCCGACTTCCTGAACACCAAGACCCTACGGTCTCTGCTCCCGACCTGGTTCTCGAGGGCGACTGGAAAGCGAAAGATATCGACCCCAATGTTCCCGGGGATCAGTTCTCATACGATGAGCTGGGCAACGCCTTGCTATTGGCCAACGTAAAACAGAGAAACAAGGCCGATGTGCTGTACGGCTCTGCCAAGGACGACGTCATTCTCGGACTTGGCGGTTCTGATCGATTATTCGGCAAGGCCGGAAACGATCAGTTGTTTGGGGATAAACAGACGACGCTCGAAAAGGCCATGGCCGCTGGCGACGTTAAAGGGAAAACAGCTCGAGGTGATTGGCTTGATGGAGGGGCAGGCCACGATTTGCTCATCGGTACGGCATCCCAGGACGTGCTTCTGGGCGGTAACGATCGGGATACGCTGATTGGAGGTGCGGGAGATGACGTTTTATCAGGGGATGAAACGACCGGCGCGTTGGAGCAGAAATGGGGATTCACACGCGTCAAAGTTCTTATAGACGGTGGTGTCACCAGTCACCGAACTGTCTTTTCTAAGGCCTCCTTCAATAGTTCGACGCAGGGCGATAACGATGTTCTCTACGGTCAGGGCGGTCGCGATGTTCTCAATGGCGGATGGGGTGAGGATCTGCTTGATGGCGGAACTGAAGATGATCTTCTTTGGGGGGATGGCGGGAATGACACGCTGGCTGGAGGAAGCGGTAACGACACAATGATGGGAGACAACCTCGATTGGGGCGGTGGACTGCAAAGCAAACACCATGGCAACGATGTATTGGACGGTGGCAGTGGCGATGATTGGCTCGCTGGTAACGGTGGAGCCGATGCGATGTATGGTGGCTCTGGCAATGACACTCTCCACGGGGATGACGATGTACTGAACGGCGTTGCCGGTGACGCCGCCCACTTTTTTGGAAATGACCTGCTGGACGGTGGTGCGGGAGACGACACACTTTTGGGGGGCGGGGCGGATGATCTGCTGTTCGGAGGTGAAGGTAACGACGCGCTGGCCGGGGACAATGCTGAGCATCCGGTTCGTTATCACGGTAATGATTTACTTGATGGTGGAGCGGGCGATGACACACTTCAGGGAATGGGTGGCTCCGATACTCTGATCGGCGGGGCAGGAGCTGACGCGATGGATGGCGATGTGTCCAACCTGCAGTCAGGTGGAATCAACAATGATTACCTTCAAGGCGATGAAGGAAACGATACCCTTCTGGGAGGCTTGGGCGCCGACACGCTTTATGGCGGCGCTGATGATGACATTTTATCCGGCGATTACGAGCAGACAGCGGAGGCTGAACACGGCGCAGATTATCTGGACGGTGGATCAGGCAACGATACCTTGCTGGGCGGTGGTGGCAACGACACTTTGTTGGGCGGGGAGGGTGTAGACCACCTTCGTGGAGATTCAGGCAATAACGTTTTTGATGGCGGGGCCGGTAACGACGTGATGGAGGGCCATGACGGCGCTGATGTTTACTATTTCGGGGTGGGTGATGGTCTTGACGTTATCACCGATTCAGGTGGCAGCAATGTCATCAAGTTCGGTGCCGGGTTCTCTGCGGAAAGTCTGAAAGCCGACATCATTGATGTTTCCGTAGGCCGGGTATTGCGGCTGTTCAATGGTGAGGGGGACGCCATCCTTATCAGGAATTATGAAGAATGGAAGAATTCAACGTTCACGTTTAGCGATGGTGTCATTCTCGGCTATCAAGAGGTCATGAAAAAAACGCTGCCAGCCGTAGATATCATCGAACCGCCAGCAGGGGAAGGAGTGCTGGCCAAAGAAGAAGATAAACACATCATTGCAGACGAAGACCCGGTTGCTGTTCCGGGCCAATCAGGGATCGTTGTTCCTGGTGAGGAACGAAGTAATGCCATTGATCATAATGTTGGCTGGACAGACAGGTTCCTGGCGGAGCTCAAAGCAAAGCGCTCCGCAAGCAGGCATGCAACAGGCTTTACCTTGAGCAAACCAGGTGTCTGGGTTCGTAACCATATAACCACCAACGATACGGGTTATATCACCCACACTGATGTGATCGATGAAAGCATCGAAACGGGGGCATTGTCTGAAACGCCTCAATGGATGGGGTCTGCCACTGGCGATGCGGTATTTAGCGAAAGACAGTCAAGCTTTACATCCCAATCCAGTTTTCGAGAGGTAAAGAAAGAGGGCATTACGTCGCCGTTATTACTGGAGCCACGTTATTTTCGATCTGGCACTGCCAGCGGTTTTTCATTCAAAGTCGGCGACGTAATTATTGCAGATAGAACAGATTCAGGTGCTATCGAAGGATGGTACATCTATCCTGCTGAAAGTTTCACGGCGGGCGAAACTGTCCGCAAGGAATTTCGGCGGGATGTCACAACTGAAGCGATCAAACATAAAGTTGTCCACGGCGACGATGTCGGTGGGCGAGTTAATGTCGAAGTCGGCAATCTTTTCCAGGGTGGTGCAGGCGATGACCTGATCGTCGCCTATTCTGGTGTTCTACTTGATTACGACTATATTAATGACAGGATACCGGGTGCCTTTCTGTCCGCCGGGGCGGGCAATGATACCCTGCTCGGTTCTGAAGGCGCTGATTATTTATTGAGCGGCGCTGGGGATGACTACCTGTACGGTGAAAACGGTGCCGATACTTACATCGTGCAGGCACATGTTGGCGCAACGACCATTATCGCGGATGTGCTGAATCCGGTTTTTCTCCGACCTGAAGTAGGTGTTGCCGGATGGAAGGACGAGTATGGATTAGTCGATCAAGATACTGTCGTGCTTCCAGAGGACGCGACGCAGGAGAATTTGCAGCTCAGTTGGGGCGCAACACTCATTGAAACAGTGAATGTTGGGTTGGCAACTGATCCGCGTCGTGATGCCTATCGCCATCCGCCTCGGGCGAAAATGCTCTATTCGACACTCGATATTAAATGGGGTGGGTCGCAGAAAGTTCGCATTGTTCTACCCAATGCCGGAGATATTGAGGGTTCCGGTATCGAGGTTATAAAGTTTGCAGATGGATCAAGCGTTACTCTCAAAGAGCTGTTTGGCTCCAGTCAGCTGGGTCCTGCCCCGGATACTTATCACAATGGTCTGTTGGTCGATAATGCGGCCAGTGCCAAATCTATGAGAGATGGCCAAGCGCTCCCACTGGTGGGAAGTCACGGTAATGACACGCTAAGCGGCGCAGGTGAAATCAGAGGTATGCATGGACATGATGCGCTGATGGGGAGTGTCGACGATGATGTGCTGCTAGGCGGTCCCGGTAATGACACGTTGTCTGGTGGTGCTGGCAACGATCTCTACAAATACGATGGTCTTGGAAGAGACTTGATTAATAACACCGGGGGTGGGATCGATGGAATCGATTTTTCTGGTGTGGGTATACCTATTGAACAATTAAGGTTTCATCGCGATCAGGAAGATCTTGTCATAGTGGTCTGCTATGGCATGGGCCCCAAGGTTCGAGTGGCTAATCATTTTTCTGGAGGCGAAAGCGCGATTGGGTTCATAAGGGTTAGCGGCGAAGGAGAAACGGTTAAAGACTACACCGCAGCGCAAATTGCCGAACGACTGCATCCTCTTCCGGCACTGCGTGATGTGGAGGATATTCTTGTAAAAGAAAATGAAGAGTCGCAACTCGCGTTGGCCGAGATAATCAAGTTCTACGAACTGAATTAA
- a CDS encoding tripartite tricarboxylate transporter permease, whose protein sequence is MDTLGYLGQGFGVALSPYNLVTALTGTLIGTVVGLLPGLGPINGVALLIPIAFALGLPPESALILLAAVYLGCEYGGRISSILLNIPGEASTVMTTLDGYPMARKGLAGVALSLSAWSSFIGAFIATCGMVLFAPLLAKWAIAFGPAEYFVLMVFAIVCLGGMAGDRPLKTFIAALIGLFLSSVGIDANSGVYRFTGDNIHLTDGIQFVVLVLGLFSVSEILLLLEKTHRGQEAVKATGRMMFNFKEASSVFVVNIRCGLLGFIMGVLPGAGATLASAVAYMTEKRIAGASGKFGQGDARGLAAPETAIGASACGALVPMLTLGVPGSGTTAVMIGALSLYNITPGPLLFQQQPDIVWGLIASLFIANIMLVILNIPMIRIFTRILAVPNWALVPVIAIITGIGVYAVHATTFDLFLMVGIGIFGYILRKLDFPLSPVLLGFILGGLMEQNLRRALSISNGALEILWSSPITFGVWVLTAIMLLMPLLRIWRKRSVARRAIADV, encoded by the coding sequence ATGGATACCCTCGGTTATTTGGGTCAAGGCTTCGGCGTCGCGCTGAGCCCGTACAACCTGGTCACGGCCCTGACCGGCACGCTGATCGGCACCGTCGTCGGCTTGCTCCCGGGCCTTGGCCCGATCAATGGCGTGGCCTTGCTGATCCCGATCGCATTTGCCCTCGGCCTGCCACCGGAGTCGGCGCTGATCCTGCTGGCAGCGGTGTACCTGGGCTGCGAATACGGCGGGCGGATCAGCTCGATCCTGCTGAACATTCCAGGCGAAGCGTCGACCGTGATGACCACCCTCGACGGTTACCCGATGGCCCGCAAAGGCCTCGCCGGTGTGGCGCTGTCGTTGTCGGCGTGGAGTTCGTTTATCGGTGCATTCATCGCCACCTGCGGCATGGTCCTGTTCGCGCCGCTGCTGGCGAAATGGGCGATTGCCTTCGGCCCGGCGGAATACTTCGTGTTGATGGTGTTTGCGATTGTCTGTCTCGGCGGCATGGCCGGTGATCGCCCGTTGAAGACCTTTATCGCGGCATTGATCGGCCTGTTCCTGTCGAGCGTCGGCATTGACGCCAACAGCGGCGTATACCGCTTTACCGGCGACAACATCCACCTGACTGACGGCATTCAATTCGTCGTGCTGGTACTGGGTCTGTTCTCGGTCAGCGAGATTCTGTTGCTGCTGGAGAAAACCCATCGCGGTCAGGAAGCGGTGAAAGCCACCGGGCGGATGATGTTCAACTTCAAGGAAGCCTCGTCGGTGTTCGTGGTGAACATCCGTTGCGGCCTCCTCGGTTTCATCATGGGTGTATTGCCGGGTGCCGGCGCGACGCTGGCCAGCGCCGTGGCCTACATGACCGAAAAACGCATCGCCGGTGCCAGTGGCAAATTCGGTCAGGGTGACGCGCGTGGTCTCGCCGCGCCAGAAACTGCAATCGGTGCTTCGGCTTGTGGTGCTTTGGTGCCGATGCTGACACTGGGCGTTCCTGGCTCGGGCACTACTGCGGTGATGATCGGCGCCCTGTCGCTGTACAACATCACCCCGGGCCCGCTGCTGTTCCAGCAACAACCGGACATCGTCTGGGGCCTGATCGCGTCGTTGTTCATCGCCAACATCATGCTGGTGATCCTCAACATCCCGATGATCCGCATCTTCACCCGCATCCTTGCCGTGCCGAACTGGGCGCTGGTGCCGGTGATTGCGATCATCACCGGGATCGGCGTCTACGCGGTGCACGCCACCACGTTCGACCTGTTCCTGATGGTCGGCATCGGCATCTTCGGCTACATCCTGCGCAAGCTCGACTTCCCGTTGTCGCCAGTGCTGCTGGGTTTCATCCTCGGTGGCTTGATGGAGCAGAACCTGCGCCGTGCCCTGTCGATTTCCAACGGTGCTCTGGAAATTCTCTGGTCGAGCCCGATCACCTTCGGTGTCTGGGTACTGACCGCGATCATGCTGCTGATGCCACTGTTGCGCATCTGGCGCAAACGTTCGGTCGCGCGTCGCGCCATCGCCGATGTTTGA
- a CDS encoding AbrB family transcriptional regulator: protein MFDRASLKSWWGTPLVGLLGGYLASQIGWPLPWMVGSLLAIILVRCLTPWQLTEIPGGRKCGQWIVGIGIGLHFTPVVMEQVLSHFGLIFFGALVTSVSAVVGVWLMRRTGEDRATAFFSSMPGGSGEMVNLGARNGAMLSHVAAGQSLRVLVVVLCVPAAFKYLLGDGNPIAHAGSVDCRWLAILFPAGGLLAWLWQRLRQPNPWLFGPLLVSAAVSIGWDLHIGLPSGGSQIGQWLIGSGLGCHFNRQFFRRAPSFMGRTLIGTALTMLIATLAALGLSALTHLDLRSLTLGMMPGGIAEMSLTAETLQLSVPLVTAMQVMRLLFVLFLAEPLFKYWNRNPE, encoded by the coding sequence ATGTTTGATCGCGCCTCACTGAAATCCTGGTGGGGAACCCCGCTGGTCGGTCTGCTTGGCGGTTACCTCGCCAGCCAGATCGGCTGGCCACTACCGTGGATGGTCGGCTCGTTGCTGGCGATCATCCTCGTGCGCTGCCTGACCCCGTGGCAACTCACGGAAATCCCTGGCGGCCGCAAGTGCGGCCAGTGGATTGTCGGCATCGGCATCGGCCTGCACTTCACCCCGGTGGTGATGGAGCAGGTGCTCAGTCATTTCGGTTTGATCTTCTTCGGCGCACTGGTCACCAGTGTCTCGGCGGTAGTCGGCGTGTGGTTGATGCGCCGCACCGGCGAGGACCGCGCCACGGCGTTTTTCTCCAGCATGCCCGGCGGTTCCGGGGAGATGGTCAACCTCGGCGCGCGCAATGGCGCGATGCTCAGTCATGTTGCGGCGGGGCAGAGTTTGCGGGTGCTGGTGGTGGTGCTGTGTGTGCCGGCGGCGTTCAAGTATCTGCTCGGCGATGGCAACCCGATTGCTCATGCCGGCAGCGTCGATTGCCGCTGGCTGGCCATTCTGTTTCCGGCGGGTGGTTTGCTCGCCTGGCTCTGGCAGCGTTTGCGCCAACCCAATCCGTGGTTGTTCGGGCCGTTGCTGGTGAGTGCGGCGGTGAGCATTGGCTGGGATCTGCACATTGGTTTACCCAGTGGTGGCAGCCAGATTGGCCAGTGGCTGATTGGCAGTGGTTTGGGTTGCCACTTCAACCGGCAGTTCTTCCGCCGCGCACCTTCATTCATGGGGCGGACGTTGATCGGCACGGCGTTGACCATGTTGATCGCGACACTGGCGGCGTTAGGGTTGAGCGCTTTGACCCATCTCGATCTGCGCTCGCTGACCCTGGGCATGATGCCCGGCGGGATTGCCGAGATGAGTCTGACGGCGGAGACCCTGCAATTGTCGGTGCCGCTGGTGACGGCGATGCAGGTGATGCGGTTGTTGTTTGTGCTGTTTCTGGCAGAGCCGTTGTTCAAGTACTGGAATCGTAATCCCGAGTGA
- a CDS encoding tripartite tricarboxylate transporter TctB family protein translates to MLIQRIFASVLLLVCAGLALMAWPYQAAFSYEPVGPRAFPLLMLGLMGLALLYMVFRPAPIKHSDDEPPLDRETLTKITICVALLLVFAGLFEPLGFILSSILIGIPMARLYGGRWMPSIVVTTLMAIGLYLLFDRVMDVPLPLGLLDVLEN, encoded by the coding sequence ATGCTTATTCAACGCATTTTCGCCTCAGTGCTGCTGCTGGTTTGCGCCGGCCTGGCATTGATGGCGTGGCCGTACCAAGCGGCTTTTTCCTACGAACCGGTGGGCCCACGCGCCTTCCCGCTGCTGATGCTCGGCCTGATGGGCTTGGCGCTGCTGTACATGGTGTTCCGCCCGGCGCCGATCAAACACAGCGACGACGAGCCGCCACTGGATCGCGAAACCCTGACCAAGATCACCATTTGCGTCGCACTGCTGCTGGTGTTCGCCGGTCTCTTCGAACCGCTGGGTTTCATCCTCAGCAGCATCCTCATCGGCATTCCGATGGCGCGCCTGTATGGCGGTCGCTGGATGCCGAGCATCGTGGTGACCACGCTGATGGCCATCGGTCTGTACCTGCTGTTCGACCGTGTGATGGACGTTCCGCTGCCCCTTGGTCTGCTCGACGTGCTGGAGAACTGA
- the ung gene encoding uracil-DNA glycosylase, producing the protein MTADDRIKLEPSWKEALRAEFDQPYMAELRQFLQQERAAGKEIYPPGPMIFNALNSTPLDKVKVVILGQDPYHGPGQAHGLCFSVQPGVPAPPSLVNIYKELKRDLNIDIPNHGYLQSWADQGVLMINTTMTVERANANAHKDKGWQFFTDRIIEVVSERQPHLVFMLWGAHAQSKQKLIDATKHLVLTSVHPSPLSAYRGFLGCGHFSRTNKFLEQNGETPIEWRLPPI; encoded by the coding sequence ATGACTGCTGACGACCGTATCAAACTCGAACCGAGCTGGAAGGAGGCACTGCGTGCTGAATTCGACCAGCCTTACATGGCAGAGTTGCGCCAGTTTCTGCAGCAGGAGCGGGCGGCCGGCAAGGAAATCTATCCGCCGGGGCCAATGATTTTCAACGCGCTGAACTCGACGCCGCTGGATAAAGTAAAAGTGGTGATCCTCGGTCAGGACCCGTATCACGGCCCGGGCCAGGCCCATGGCTTGTGCTTCTCGGTACAACCGGGTGTGCCGGCGCCGCCGTCGCTGGTCAACATCTATAAAGAGTTGAAGCGCGACCTGAACATCGACATTCCCAATCACGGTTACCTGCAGAGCTGGGCCGATCAGGGCGTGTTGATGATCAACACCACCATGACCGTCGAGCGCGCCAACGCCAATGCGCACAAGGACAAGGGCTGGCAGTTTTTCACTGATCGGATCATCGAGGTGGTCAGCGAGCGCCAGCCGCATCTGGTGTTCATGCTCTGGGGCGCCCATGCGCAGAGCAAACAGAAGCTGATCGACGCGACCAAGCATCTGGTGCTGACGTCGGTGCATCCGTCGCCTCTATCGGCTTATCGCGGATTTTTGGGTTGTGGGCATTTCAGCCGGACCAACAAGTTTCTTGAGCAGAATGGCGAGACGCCGATCGAGTGGCGTTTGCCGCCCATCTGA